From Ancylobacter pratisalsi, one genomic window encodes:
- a CDS encoding phasin family protein, whose protein sequence is MADDPKTRVPEELRNFAEQGVDQARAAMDGVMTAAHKALDDAGRQVDAAHDNVRELGRTTLDFAEANIAAAFDFAARIAKAQTVDEWPRLQADFLNEQAARLTEQAKTLGEHGVSATMKGASGIDPATPKK, encoded by the coding sequence ATGGCCGATGATCCGAAGACACGTGTTCCTGAAGAGTTGCGCAATTTCGCCGAGCAGGGCGTCGATCAGGCGCGCGCGGCGATGGATGGCGTGATGACCGCCGCCCACAAGGCGCTCGACGATGCCGGCCGACAGGTCGACGCCGCCCATGACAATGTCCGCGAATTGGGCCGGACCACACTCGACTTCGCGGAGGCGAACATCGCCGCGGCCTTCGACTTCGCCGCGCGCATCGCCAAGGCACAGACCGTCGACGAGTGGCCCCGTCTCCAGGCCGACTTCCTGAACGAGCAGGCGGCGCGCCTGACCGAACAGGCCAAGACGCTGGGCGAGCACGGCGTCTCCGCGACCATGAAGGGCGCCTCAGGCATCGATCCCGCCACGCCCAAGAAGTAG
- a CDS encoding phasin, with protein sequence MVEATPVTPSPKKAAKAATNAFESTFPKMDMPSLEVPAAVREMAEKSVQSAREAYEKMKASAEETTDLLEDTYTTASKGVTEYNTVALESLRSNVNAAFDYMSALMGTKSVSEAVELSTGHMRKQFDVLSAQAKELSTIAQKVATETAEPIKASVEKNIKKSA encoded by the coding sequence ATGGTTGAAGCTACTCCCGTCACGCCTTCCCCGAAGAAGGCTGCCAAGGCTGCCACCAACGCGTTCGAGTCGACCTTCCCGAAGATGGACATGCCCTCTCTCGAAGTGCCGGCGGCCGTGCGTGAAATGGCCGAGAAGAGCGTGCAGAGCGCTCGCGAGGCTTACGAGAAGATGAAGGCAAGCGCCGAGGAGACCACGGATCTCCTTGAGGACACCTACACGACCGCTTCCAAGGGCGTGACCGAATACAACACGGTGGCTCTGGAGTCGCTGCGCAGCAATGTGAACGCCGCCTTCGACTATATGAGCGCGCTGATGGGAACCAAGAGCGTCTCCGAGGCGGTCGAGCTTTCCACCGGCCACATGCGCAAGCAGTTCGACGTGCTTTCCGCCCAGGCGAAGGAACTTTCCACCATCGCCCAGAAGGTGGCCACGGAGACCGCAGAGCCGATCAAGGCTTCGGTCGAGAAGAACATCAAGAAGTCGGCCTGA
- the groES gene encoding co-chaperone GroES, with protein sequence MAKLKFRPLHDRIVVKRLDAEEKTAGGIIIPDSAKEKPSQGEVVAVGPGARDEAGKLVPLDVKAGDKVLFGKWSGTEVKVDGQDLLIMKESDVMGIVG encoded by the coding sequence ATGGCCAAGCTGAAGTTCCGCCCCCTGCATGATCGTATCGTGGTGAAGCGCCTCGACGCGGAAGAGAAGACTGCCGGCGGCATCATCATTCCCGACAGCGCCAAGGAAAAGCCCTCCCAGGGCGAAGTGGTCGCGGTTGGTCCCGGCGCGCGTGACGAGGCCGGCAAGCTGGTCCCGCTCGACGTCAAGGCGGGCGACAAGGTGCTGTTCGGCAAGTGGTCCGGCACCGAGGTCAAGGTTGACGGTCAGGACCTCCTGATCATGAAGGAATCCGACGTCATGGGCATCGTCGGCTGA
- the groL gene encoding chaperonin GroEL (60 kDa chaperone family; promotes refolding of misfolded polypeptides especially under stressful conditions; forms two stacked rings of heptamers to form a barrel-shaped 14mer; ends can be capped by GroES; misfolded proteins enter the barrel where they are refolded when GroES binds), with translation MAAKEVKFAGDAREKMLRGVDILANAVKVTLGPKGRNVVIDKSFGAPRITKDGVTVAKEIELEDKFENMGAQMVREVASKTNDLAGDGTTTATVLAQAIVKEGAKAVAAGMNPMDLKRGIDLAVTEAIKDIVKRAKKVKSSDEVAQVGTISANGDAAIGEMIAGAMQKVGNEGVITVEEAKTAETELEVVEGMQFDRGYLSPYFVTNAEKMTVDLDDPYMLIFDKKLSGLQAILPVLEAVVQSGKPLLIVAEDVEGEALATLVVNKLRGGLKVAAVKAPGFGDRRKAMLEDIAILTGGQVISEELGIKLESVSLDMLGRAKKVLIEKEKTTIVDGAGKKKDIEGRVAQIKAQIEETTSDYDREKLQERLAKLAGGVAVIRVGGATEIEVKEKKDRIDDALNATRAAVQEGIVPGGGIALLRAKKSIDKLTNDNPDIAAGIKIVLKALEAPIRQIAENSGVEGSIVVGKVQESKDQNFGFNAQSEQYVDMIASGIVDPAKVVRTALQDAASIAGLLITTEAMVADLPKPAAAAPAMPGGGMGGMGGMDF, from the coding sequence ATGGCTGCCAAGGAAGTAAAATTCGCCGGCGATGCGCGCGAGAAGATGCTGCGCGGCGTCGACATCCTCGCCAATGCGGTGAAGGTCACGCTCGGCCCCAAGGGCCGTAACGTCGTCATCGACAAGAGCTTCGGCGCCCCGCGCATCACCAAGGACGGCGTCACCGTCGCCAAGGAGATCGAGCTCGAGGACAAGTTCGAGAACATGGGCGCCCAGATGGTGCGCGAAGTGGCCTCGAAGACCAACGACCTTGCGGGTGACGGCACCACCACCGCCACCGTGCTCGCCCAGGCGATCGTCAAGGAAGGCGCCAAGGCGGTTGCCGCCGGCATGAACCCGATGGACCTCAAGCGCGGCATCGACCTCGCCGTCACCGAGGCGATCAAGGACATCGTCAAGCGCGCCAAGAAGGTGAAGTCGAGCGACGAAGTCGCCCAGGTCGGCACCATCTCCGCCAATGGCGACGCCGCGATCGGCGAGATGATCGCCGGCGCGATGCAGAAGGTCGGCAACGAGGGTGTCATCACCGTCGAGGAAGCCAAGACCGCCGAGACCGAGCTTGAAGTGGTCGAGGGCATGCAGTTCGACCGCGGCTACCTCTCTCCCTATTTCGTCACCAATGCCGAGAAGATGACGGTGGATCTCGACGATCCCTACATGCTCATCTTCGACAAGAAGCTCTCCGGCCTGCAGGCGATCCTGCCCGTGCTTGAGGCGGTTGTGCAGTCGGGCAAGCCGCTGCTCATCGTTGCGGAGGACGTCGAGGGCGAGGCTCTGGCCACGCTCGTCGTCAACAAGCTGCGCGGCGGCCTCAAGGTCGCGGCCGTGAAGGCTCCCGGCTTCGGCGATCGCCGCAAGGCCATGCTGGAAGACATCGCCATCCTCACCGGTGGTCAGGTGATCTCCGAGGAGCTCGGCATCAAGCTTGAGAGCGTCAGCCTCGACATGCTCGGCCGCGCCAAGAAGGTGCTGATCGAGAAGGAAAAGACCACGATTGTCGACGGTGCCGGCAAGAAGAAGGACATCGAGGGCCGCGTTGCCCAGATCAAGGCGCAGATCGAGGAGACGACCTCGGACTACGACCGTGAGAAGCTCCAGGAGCGTCTGGCCAAGCTCGCGGGCGGCGTTGCGGTGATCCGCGTCGGCGGCGCGACCGAAATCGAGGTCAAGGAAAAGAAGGACCGCATCGACGACGCGCTGAACGCCACCCGCGCCGCGGTGCAGGAAGGCATCGTTCCCGGCGGCGGCATCGCCCTGCTGCGCGCCAAGAAGTCGATCGACAAGCTGACCAATGACAACCCCGACATCGCCGCCGGCATCAAGATCGTGCTGAAGGCGCTTGAGGCCCCGATCCGCCAGATCGCCGAGAATTCCGGCGTCGAAGGCTCGATCGTGGTCGGCAAGGTCCAGGAGTCGAAGGACCAGAACTTCGGCTTCAACGCCCAGTCCGAGCAGTATGTCGACATGATCGCGTCGGGCATCGTCGATCCGGCCAAGGTCGTGCGCACGGCCCTGCAGGACGCGGCCTCGATCGCCGGCCTGCTCATCACCACCGAGGCGATGGTCGCCGACCTGCCCAAGCCCGCAGCGGCGGCTCCGGCCATGCCGGGCGGCGGCATGGGCGGCATGGGCGGCATGGATTTCTGA
- a CDS encoding dienelactone hydrolase family protein, whose protein sequence is MDQRIIDLYDRFTHGQLDRRSFMDRLATLAGSAAAAGALLPLLANDYASAAIAPEDDPRLEVARVSYPSGNGEVSGYLARARRVDSKRPAVLVIHENRGLNPHIKDITRRVALGGYLAFGVDLLSAQGGTPDDEDKARDMIAALDRPATVARAVDAVAFLAAHPASTGEVGALGFCWGGAMVNLLAEASPELKAGVAYYGMPPPLDQVGDIKAALLLHYAGLDNRINAAVPAYEKALKAAGKDFTIYVYPGVNHAFNNDTSPTRFDPKAAELAWGRTMDFLAEELGVPPPVET, encoded by the coding sequence ATGGATCAACGCATTATCGATCTCTACGATCGCTTCACGCATGGTCAGCTCGACCGGCGCAGTTTCATGGACCGGCTGGCAACGCTGGCCGGGTCGGCGGCAGCGGCGGGCGCCCTGCTGCCGCTTCTCGCCAACGACTATGCGAGCGCCGCGATCGCGCCGGAGGACGACCCCCGGCTGGAGGTCGCGCGCGTCAGCTATCCATCCGGCAATGGCGAGGTGAGCGGCTATCTGGCCCGTGCCCGGCGTGTCGACAGCAAGCGGCCGGCGGTGCTTGTGATCCATGAGAACCGGGGCCTTAACCCGCATATCAAGGACATTACGCGGCGGGTCGCGCTGGGCGGCTATCTCGCCTTCGGCGTCGACCTGCTGTCTGCGCAAGGAGGGACGCCCGACGACGAGGACAAGGCGCGCGACATGATCGCCGCGCTGGACCGGCCGGCCACGGTCGCGCGCGCGGTCGATGCCGTCGCGTTCCTGGCTGCCCACCCGGCCTCGACAGGGGAGGTGGGCGCTCTCGGCTTCTGCTGGGGTGGGGCGATGGTGAACCTGCTCGCCGAGGCGAGCCCGGAGCTCAAGGCGGGCGTGGCCTATTACGGCATGCCGCCGCCGCTCGATCAGGTGGGCGACATCAAGGCTGCGCTGCTGCTGCACTATGCCGGGCTCGACAACCGCATCAACGCGGCGGTTCCCGCCTATGAGAAGGCGTTGAAGGCGGCCGGAAAGGACTTCACCATCTACGTCTATCCGGGTGTCAATCACGCCTTCAACAACGACACCAGCCCGACGCGCTTCGACCCGAAGGCGGCCGAGCTGGCCTGGGGGCGGACGATGGATTTCCTCGCCGAGGAGCTGGGCGTGCCGCCACCGGTGGAGACCTGA
- a CDS encoding MarC family protein codes for MDWSQRLQEFVTLWVVIDPLGTLPVFIAVTAVLDAADRRKAAVLSVLVSFGILVFFALAGSWLLRSMGISIDSFQIAGGIVLFLFALTMINGSGHSDAHTTPETNPVEIAIYPLAIPSIASPGAMLAAVVLTDDARHDFPDRMMTIATFSLVLVFTLGIMIAAGSLIRFIGQGGASIISRVMGMVLAALAVDLVVNALANWLQLPPI; via the coding sequence ATGGATTGGTCGCAACGGCTTCAGGAATTCGTCACCCTCTGGGTGGTCATCGATCCGCTCGGCACGCTTCCGGTCTTCATCGCGGTCACCGCCGTGCTCGACGCCGCCGACCGGCGCAAGGCGGCCGTCCTCTCGGTGCTGGTCTCGTTCGGCATACTGGTGTTCTTCGCCCTGGCGGGAAGCTGGTTGCTGCGCTCGATGGGCATCTCGATCGATTCCTTCCAGATCGCGGGCGGCATCGTGCTGTTCCTGTTCGCGCTGACCATGATCAACGGATCCGGCCATTCGGACGCGCACACCACGCCCGAGACCAACCCGGTGGAAATCGCGATCTACCCGCTGGCCATCCCCTCCATCGCCAGCCCGGGCGCCATGCTGGCGGCCGTGGTGCTGACCGATGATGCGCGCCACGATTTTCCTGACCGGATGATGACGATCGCGACGTTCAGCCTGGTGCTGGTGTTTACTCTGGGCATCATGATCGCGGCGGGCTCGCTGATCCGCTTCATCGGCCAGGGCGGCGCCTCCATCATCAGCCGCGTCATGGGCATGGTGCTGGCGGCGCTGGCGGTCGACCTCGTCGTCAACGCCCTTGCCAATTGGCTGCAGCTTCCGCCGATCTAG
- a CDS encoding ribonuclease HII gives MAIARQRPDFTHEATAWRAGDIPVAGADEVGRGPWAGPVVACAVVLDPARVPVGLDDSKKLKADKRERLFDEICATAEVSLAFAPPARIDGHDIRKATLWALAQAAAGLARPPRLLLVDGRDVPVVACATRAIIGGDGLVASIAAASIVAKVTRDRLMKQLGLAHPGYGFERHMGYGTREHAEALAELGACRHHRTSFAPVRVRLALDRPTADRL, from the coding sequence ATGGCCATCGCACGCCAGAGGCCGGATTTCACCCATGAAGCTACGGCGTGGCGGGCGGGGGACATTCCGGTGGCGGGAGCCGACGAGGTTGGCCGGGGTCCGTGGGCCGGACCTGTCGTCGCGTGCGCCGTCGTCCTCGATCCCGCGCGCGTGCCGGTAGGGCTCGATGATTCCAAGAAGCTGAAGGCCGACAAGCGCGAGCGCCTGTTCGATGAGATCTGCGCCACCGCGGAGGTGTCACTGGCCTTCGCCCCACCCGCGCGCATCGACGGCCATGACATCCGCAAGGCCACGCTCTGGGCGCTGGCGCAGGCGGCGGCCGGGCTGGCGCGCCCGCCGCGCCTGTTACTGGTCGATGGGCGCGATGTGCCGGTGGTCGCCTGCGCGACCCGCGCGATCATCGGCGGGGACGGGCTTGTCGCCTCCATCGCGGCGGCCTCGATCGTCGCCAAGGTGACGCGCGACCGGCTGATGAAGCAGCTTGGGCTGGCGCATCCGGGCTACGGTTTCGAGCGGCACATGGGCTATGGCACGCGCGAACACGCCGAGGCGCTGGCGGAACTCGGGGCCTGCCGTCATCACCGCACCTCGTTCGCGCCGGTCAGGGTCCGTCTCGCGCTCGACCGGCCGACCGCCGACCGGCTCTAG
- a CDS encoding glycosyltransferase family 39 protein, with protein MLWSARWIEALRARPRLAVLMAGAALGLLWLVVPALLFATPPLDLTEYLLAARAGRIGADAGGPIAAGLSWLALDYVGPWAVYGLFALAITVSAGLVYRLGARLVGRAMGGAAALVFVAVEGIGMPLDPFAPDRLALPAVLWVCLEAWRLIGEGKSRAWPALAAAAGLALFTGWSGWAAVISVALLIGLTAAGRAALRTRDMVQPLAMGLTFLVPFVLWTVRFPPPLPTLGAMEGVTAAVPAATLLAGLALASVPGALLVLISSAIGDRGKVDDVPVLVRGPLPGFAAVFIIVLALVPLAITLVLAMLGQRQSVWGTPAPALLALVLVAWRGQSAGIHRREALTTVWLCCVGAPIAVTALVTLGAPVLGREGQDVNFPARAIARPLTEVATRRLGGPPSVIGGAPELAAPIALASPAGPLLMPDADPSQASEQVRQRAAQAGMVVVWKVSSQNRGAPYALRQLWPNLVPEVPIVVPWAIAGRLEPVRVGWAVVPPRGAR; from the coding sequence ATGCTCTGGTCGGCACGGTGGATCGAAGCACTGCGCGCGCGGCCCCGTCTGGCGGTGCTGATGGCGGGTGCCGCTCTCGGCCTGTTGTGGCTGGTCGTGCCCGCCCTGCTTTTTGCCACGCCCCCGCTTGATCTGACGGAATATCTGCTGGCCGCCCGCGCCGGGCGGATCGGCGCCGATGCCGGCGGGCCTATCGCGGCGGGGTTGAGCTGGCTTGCGCTGGACTATGTCGGACCCTGGGCTGTCTACGGGCTGTTCGCGCTGGCGATCACCGTTTCGGCCGGGCTCGTCTATCGCCTTGGCGCCCGACTGGTCGGGCGTGCCATGGGCGGCGCGGCGGCGCTGGTTTTCGTGGCGGTGGAAGGCATCGGAATGCCGCTCGATCCCTTTGCCCCGGATCGGCTGGCATTGCCGGCGGTGCTCTGGGTGTGTCTGGAAGCGTGGCGGCTGATCGGGGAAGGCAAAAGCCGCGCCTGGCCTGCGCTCGCGGCGGCGGCCGGGCTTGCGCTGTTCACCGGCTGGTCGGGCTGGGCGGCAGTAATCTCCGTCGCGCTGCTGATCGGGCTGACGGCGGCGGGACGGGCGGCGCTGCGCACCCGCGATATGGTCCAGCCCCTCGCGATGGGTCTTACCTTCCTGGTTCCCTTCGTGCTGTGGACGGTGCGTTTTCCCCCGCCGCTACCGACCCTTGGGGCGATGGAAGGGGTGACGGCCGCCGTTCCTGCCGCGACGCTGCTGGCCGGGCTCGCGCTGGCCAGCGTGCCGGGCGCCCTGCTGGTACTGATCTCGTCGGCCATTGGCGATCGCGGCAAGGTCGATGATGTGCCCGTGCTGGTGCGCGGTCCGCTGCCGGGCTTCGCGGCCGTCTTCATCATTGTGCTCGCTCTGGTGCCGCTCGCCATCACGCTGGTTCTGGCCATGCTCGGGCAACGGCAAAGCGTGTGGGGCACGCCGGCGCCGGCACTGCTCGCGCTTGTTCTGGTGGCGTGGCGCGGGCAGAGCGCGGGTATTCACCGTCGCGAGGCGCTGACGACCGTGTGGCTGTGCTGTGTCGGCGCGCCCATAGCCGTGACAGCGCTGGTGACGCTTGGCGCGCCGGTGCTCGGGCGCGAGGGGCAGGACGTCAATTTTCCCGCACGCGCGATCGCGCGGCCCCTGACCGAGGTGGCGACACGCCGGCTCGGGGGGCCGCCGAGTGTGATCGGCGGGGCGCCGGAACTGGCGGCGCCGATCGCCCTGGCGAGCCCGGCCGGCCCGCTGCTGATGCCGGATGCGGATCCTTCGCAGGCGAGCGAGCAGGTGCGCCAGCGCGCCGCGCAGGCGGGAATGGTCGTGGTGTGGAAGGTATCGAGCCAGAACAGGGGCGCGCCCTATGCGCTGCGCCAGCTCTGGCCGAACCTCGTGCCGGAAGTGCCGATCGTGGTGCCGTGGGCGATTGCCGGGCGGCTGGAGCCGGTGCGGGTCGGCTGGGCCGTGGTGCCGCCACGCGGCGCGCGGTGA
- the cydB gene encoding cytochrome d ubiquinol oxidase subunit II yields the protein MEVGLGMTWYLPVIWGLLLSVAIAMYVVLDGFDLGIGILFPFARNDREKDQMMNSVAPFWDGNETWLILGGGGLFVAFPLAYSIVMPALYLPMIFMLLSLVFRGVAFEFRHVAETSRFLWNIAFAGGSTLAAFFQGVLLGGFVQGIKVENNAFAGGPLDWATPFALLCGLGVVAGYALIGSVWLIMKTDGPTAVRARVHARLLLPAVLLFMGAVSLWTPIAFPRIAERWFTTPNLFYLAPVPVITLILAALVWRWLENGHQNMPFFGVIGLFLLGYVGIGISIFPYLVPPSLTVWDTAAAPASQVFTLIGTVFMLPVILGYTAFVYWLFRGKVREGEGYH from the coding sequence ATGGAAGTCGGTCTCGGCATGACCTGGTATCTGCCCGTGATCTGGGGGCTGCTGCTCTCGGTCGCCATTGCCATGTATGTGGTGCTCGACGGGTTTGATCTCGGCATCGGCATTCTGTTTCCCTTCGCCCGCAACGACCGGGAAAAGGACCAGATGATGAACTCGGTCGCCCCGTTCTGGGACGGCAACGAAACCTGGCTCATCCTGGGCGGCGGCGGCCTGTTCGTCGCCTTCCCCCTCGCCTATTCCATCGTGATGCCGGCACTCTACCTGCCGATGATATTCATGCTGCTGTCGCTGGTGTTCCGCGGCGTCGCGTTCGAGTTCCGCCATGTCGCCGAAACCAGCCGGTTCCTCTGGAACATCGCCTTCGCCGGCGGTTCCACGCTCGCGGCCTTCTTCCAGGGAGTGCTGCTCGGCGGCTTCGTGCAGGGCATCAAGGTCGAGAACAACGCCTTCGCCGGCGGACCGCTTGACTGGGCAACGCCGTTCGCGCTGCTGTGCGGCCTCGGCGTCGTTGCCGGTTACGCGCTCATCGGCAGTGTCTGGCTGATCATGAAGACCGACGGCCCCACCGCGGTGCGGGCGCGGGTTCACGCCCGGCTGCTGCTGCCCGCGGTTCTGCTTTTCATGGGCGCGGTCAGCCTCTGGACTCCGATCGCCTTTCCGCGCATCGCGGAGCGCTGGTTCACCACGCCGAACCTGTTCTACCTCGCGCCGGTGCCGGTGATCACGCTCATCCTCGCCGCGCTGGTCTGGCGCTGGCTGGAGAACGGGCACCAGAACATGCCCTTCTTCGGGGTCATAGGGCTGTTCCTGCTCGGCTATGTCGGCATCGGCATCTCGATCTTCCCCTATCTGGTCCCGCCCTCGCTGACCGTGTGGGACACCGCCGCGGCGCCTGCGAGCCAGGTCTTCACCCTCATCGGCACGGTCTTCATGCTGCCGGTGATCCTGGGCTACACTGCCTTCGTCTACTGGCTGTTCCGTGGCAAGGTGCGCGAAGGCGAAGGCTACCACTGA
- a CDS encoding cytochrome ubiquinol oxidase subunit I — protein MEFDPVILARIQFAFTVSFHIIFPSFTIGLAAYIATLEVLWITTGLERYHRIARFFTKIFAVSFGMGVVSGIVLSYQFGTNWSHFSHVVGNVIGPLIGYEVLTAFFLEATFLGIMLFGWNRVPRGVHVFASIMVAAGTSLSAFWILSANSWMQTPAGHEVIDGVAYPVDWLAAIFNPSFPYRFAHMVTACYLTTAFVVLAVGARYVYQGRYSEDARTMMRMAIGLIAILAPLQAYIGDAHGLNTLEHQPVKIAAIEGHWGETDGVDGGVPLVLFAWPNEKTESNDYQIAIPHLGSLILTHSWDGTFKGLKEFAPDDRPPVAIPFFAFRVMVGMGLLMIFTGWLGAFLLWRRRLFETDWYLAPVQHIWPIGFITVLSGWFVTEVGRQPWVAYGILRTVDAISPVDGWAVATTLVLFVLVYGVVFSGGIYYINRLIARGPEGEAVETPTGVPNRPLTSAHEATRAAINTTGE, from the coding sequence ATGGAATTCGATCCTGTCATTCTGGCTCGCATCCAGTTCGCCTTCACCGTCTCGTTCCACATCATATTTCCGAGCTTCACCATAGGGTTGGCGGCCTACATCGCGACCCTTGAGGTTCTGTGGATCACCACCGGGCTTGAGCGCTATCACCGCATCGCGCGCTTCTTCACCAAGATCTTCGCCGTGTCGTTCGGCATGGGCGTGGTGTCGGGCATCGTGCTCTCCTACCAGTTCGGCACGAACTGGAGCCATTTCTCCCATGTCGTGGGCAACGTCATCGGGCCGCTGATCGGCTATGAGGTGCTCACCGCCTTCTTCCTGGAGGCGACCTTCCTCGGCATCATGCTGTTCGGCTGGAACCGGGTGCCACGCGGCGTCCATGTCTTCGCCTCCATCATGGTGGCGGCCGGCACCTCGCTGTCGGCGTTCTGGATCCTTTCGGCCAATAGCTGGATGCAGACGCCCGCCGGGCACGAAGTGATCGACGGCGTCGCCTATCCGGTGGACTGGCTCGCCGCCATCTTCAACCCGAGCTTCCCCTACCGCTTCGCCCACATGGTGACGGCCTGCTACCTCACCACCGCCTTCGTGGTGCTCGCGGTTGGCGCGCGCTACGTCTATCAGGGCCGCTATTCCGAGGACGCGCGCACGATGATGCGCATGGCGATCGGGCTGATCGCCATCCTGGCGCCGCTTCAGGCCTATATCGGCGACGCCCACGGCCTGAACACGCTGGAACACCAGCCGGTGAAGATCGCCGCGATCGAAGGCCATTGGGGCGAGACCGATGGTGTGGACGGCGGCGTCCCGCTGGTGCTGTTCGCCTGGCCGAACGAGAAGACCGAGAGCAACGACTACCAGATCGCGATCCCTCACCTCGGCAGCCTGATCCTCACCCATAGCTGGGATGGCACCTTCAAGGGGCTGAAGGAATTCGCGCCCGACGATCGGCCCCCCGTCGCCATCCCGTTCTTCGCCTTCCGCGTCATGGTCGGCATGGGGTTGTTGATGATCTTCACCGGCTGGCTCGGCGCCTTCCTGCTGTGGCGCCGCCGCCTGTTCGAAACCGACTGGTACCTGGCCCCGGTCCAGCACATCTGGCCGATCGGCTTCATCACCGTGCTGTCGGGATGGTTCGTCACCGAGGTCGGGCGCCAGCCCTGGGTCGCCTACGGCATCCTGCGCACCGTCGACGCCATCTCACCCGTCGATGGCTGGGCGGTGGCCACGACCCTTGTCCTGTTCGTGCTGGTCTACGGCGTCGTGTTCTCGGGCGGCATCTACTACATCAACCGCCTGATCGCGCGCGGCCCGGAGGGCGAGGCGGTCGAAACCCCGACCGGCGTTCCGAACCGCCCGCTCACCTCGGCCCATGAGGCGACCCGCGCCGCCATCAACACCACGGGAGAGTGA